TGGCTTAGAGCTCCTAACGGAATGCGGCTCGGAGGCGGCGCCAGCAGATCAGCGAGCATGCGAGCTTGAGGAACGCCTCGTGGATGTCGTCGCGGATCTCCCAGCGGATCCGTAGGCGGCCGAACCAGTGCAGCAGCGCGATCGTCTGCTCGACGACCCACCGCTTGGTCCCCAGGCCGGATCCGTGGTCGGTGCCGCGACGGGCGATGACGGGCTTGATGCCCTTGGCCCAGACCTGGCGGCGGTAGCAGTCGTGGTCGTAGCCGCGGTCTGCGTAGAGTTCCCGTGGTCGCTGCCGCGGCCGCCCCCGTTTGCCGTGGATCGGCGGGATCGCCGTCAGAAGCGGCATGAGCTGGGTGATGTCGTTGCGGTTGCCGCCGGTCAGCGCCACCGCGAGCGGGACGCCGGTGGCATCGCAGATCAGGTGGTGTTTGGAGCCCGGCCGGCCCCGGTCGACCGGGCTCCGGCCGGTTTTGGGCCGCCCTTGAGCGCCCGGATGTGGGAGCTGTCGATCACCGCCCTCGACATGTCCAGCCGATCGGCGGCCCGCAGCTCGGCCAGCAGCACCTCATGCAGGCGTTGCCAGCCACCGGCGTTGTTCCAGTCCCGCAGTCGGCGCCAGCAGGTCATGCCTGAGCCGAAGCCCAGCTCGGCTGGCAGCCACTCCCATCGGATGCCCGTGTAGAGGACGAAGAGGATGCCGCACAGCACCTTGCGGTCAT
The genomic region above belongs to Azospirillaceae bacterium and contains:
- a CDS encoding IS5 family transposase (programmed frameshift) translates to MVGDELWVRIEPLLPVRQRRHRHPGRKALDDRKVLCGILFVLYTGIRWEWLPAELGFGSGMTCWRRLRDWNNAGGWQRLHEVLLAELRAADRLDMSRAVIDSSHIRALKGGPKTGRSPVDRGRPGSKHHLICDATGVPLAVALTGGNRNDITQLMPLLTAIPPIHGKRGRPRQRPRELYADRGYDHDCYRRQVWAKGIKPVIARRGTDHGSGLGTKRWVVEQTIALLHWFGRLRIRWEIRDDIHEAFLKLACSLICWRRLRAAFR